The following are from one region of the Gryllotalpicola protaetiae genome:
- a CDS encoding cytochrome c oxidase assembly protein → MNRAQRVAGPIVLVATALVAILAALAFGGGSAPLALSDPGPLVRWGLPVSKLVVDLSSAGVIGALLLSLFALSPTKPEYDRAVDVAAASAAIMTIASGIVTVLSFSDATGTPLAGTQDFSNQFLQFVTQIALGQAWGITTLAAAAATVLCFAVRNQVGLVFVTVLAIGALIPIALQGHAAGTSGHNLAITSLALHIIGAAVWIGGLLTLVLIRNALGGERLPTVLSRYSSLALICFIVVAFSGFLNAQLRVGTWANLLTPYGVLIIGKATVLILLGMFGVLQRRWLIARLRTSAGRGPFWIMVTTELAFMGFASGIAAALARTATPVKQVATGTTPAEILTGQPLPPAETLHNLIVGANVDPIWLLVSVFGIYFYVAGVLRLRRRGDKWPLGRTVSWVAGMLVLAYITNGGVAVYVDYLFSAHMAMHMALMMVVPLLLVPGAPVTLAARAIIKRTDASRGGREWILLAVHSRIAGVLANPFIAALLFVGSLWVFYYSPLFRWATENHLGHEWMTVHFLITGYLFVQSLIGIDPVPFRLAYPFRLVLLLGTMVVHAFFGLTIMTASGLFLADWFGAMGRTWGASPMQDQYLAGGIAWSIGELPTLVLAIVVAVQWSRSDARETKRKDRASDRSGNADVDEYNAMLQRMAERDSSRG, encoded by the coding sequence GTGAACAGAGCGCAGCGCGTCGCGGGGCCCATCGTCCTCGTGGCCACGGCGCTCGTCGCGATTCTGGCGGCGCTCGCGTTCGGCGGCGGCAGCGCCCCACTGGCGCTCAGTGACCCCGGCCCGCTCGTGCGGTGGGGCCTGCCCGTTTCGAAGCTCGTCGTCGACCTCTCGTCGGCCGGTGTGATCGGCGCGCTGCTGCTCTCGCTCTTCGCGCTCAGCCCCACGAAGCCGGAATACGACAGGGCGGTCGATGTGGCTGCGGCATCCGCCGCGATCATGACCATCGCATCGGGCATCGTGACTGTGCTGTCGTTCAGCGACGCGACGGGAACCCCGCTCGCGGGAACCCAGGACTTCAGCAACCAGTTCCTGCAGTTCGTCACCCAGATCGCGCTGGGCCAGGCCTGGGGCATCACCACGCTCGCGGCCGCCGCCGCGACCGTGCTGTGCTTCGCGGTGCGCAACCAGGTCGGCCTCGTGTTCGTGACGGTGCTCGCGATCGGCGCGCTCATTCCGATCGCTCTACAGGGTCACGCCGCCGGCACCAGCGGTCACAACCTCGCGATCACCTCGCTGGCCCTGCACATCATCGGCGCCGCGGTCTGGATCGGCGGCCTGCTCACCCTCGTGCTCATCCGCAATGCGCTTGGCGGCGAACGGCTGCCGACCGTGCTGTCGCGCTATTCGAGCCTTGCGCTGATCTGCTTCATCGTCGTCGCGTTCAGCGGGTTCCTGAACGCTCAGTTGCGGGTCGGCACCTGGGCGAACCTGCTCACCCCGTACGGCGTGCTCATCATCGGCAAGGCGACGGTGCTGATCCTGCTCGGCATGTTCGGCGTGCTGCAGCGCCGCTGGCTGATCGCTCGGCTGCGCACGAGCGCCGGCCGCGGGCCGTTCTGGATCATGGTCACGACCGAGCTGGCGTTCATGGGGTTCGCCTCGGGCATCGCGGCCGCGCTCGCCCGCACCGCGACCCCCGTGAAGCAGGTCGCGACCGGCACGACGCCGGCCGAGATCCTGACGGGCCAGCCGCTGCCGCCCGCCGAGACTCTGCACAATCTGATCGTCGGCGCGAACGTCGACCCGATCTGGCTGCTGGTTTCCGTTTTCGGCATCTACTTCTACGTCGCCGGAGTGCTGCGCCTGCGCCGTCGTGGCGACAAGTGGCCGCTCGGTCGCACGGTGAGCTGGGTCGCGGGCATGCTCGTGCTGGCATACATCACCAACGGCGGTGTCGCGGTCTACGTCGACTACCTGTTCTCCGCGCACATGGCGATGCATATGGCGCTGATGATGGTCGTGCCGCTGCTGCTCGTGCCGGGCGCGCCCGTCACCCTGGCCGCGCGCGCGATCATCAAGCGAACGGATGCCTCCCGCGGGGGTCGCGAGTGGATACTGCTCGCGGTGCACAGCCGCATCGCAGGTGTCCTCGCCAATCCCTTCATCGCCGCGCTGCTGTTCGTCGGAAGCCTCTGGGTCTTCTACTACTCGCCCCTCTTCCGCTGGGCGACCGAGAACCACCTCGGGCACGAGTGGATGACGGTGCACTTCCTCATCACCGGCTACCTCTTCGTGCAGTCGCTCATCGGCATCGACCCGGTGCCGTTCCGGCTCGCCTACCCGTTCCGGCTCGTGCTGCTGCTCGGGACGATGGTGGTGCACGCGTTCTTCGGCCTCACCATCATGACGGCATCCGGGCTGTTCCTCGCCGACTGGTTCGGCGCGATGGGGCGCACCTGGGGCGCGAGCCCGATGCAGGACCAGTATCTGGCGGGCGGCATCGCATGGAGCATCGGCGAGCTTCCGACCCTCGTGCTCGCGATCGTCGTCGCCGTGCAGTGGAGCCGCAGCGACGCCAGGGAGACGAAGCGGAAGGACCGGGCATCCGACCGATCGGGGAACGCGGACGTCGACGAGTACAACGCGATGCTGCAGCGGATGGCTGAGCGCGACTCGTCCCGCGGCTGA
- a CDS encoding HU family DNA-binding protein — protein MADKSLNKTELVAAVAGETGQSQTVVGGVIDAFFATIAKTVADGGKVTIPGWLAAESTATAARTGRNPQTGAEIKIPAGKRVKLTAGSKLKAAVK, from the coding sequence ATGGCTGACAAGTCGCTGAACAAGACCGAGCTGGTCGCCGCGGTCGCCGGTGAGACCGGCCAGAGCCAGACCGTCGTCGGCGGCGTCATCGACGCCTTCTTCGCCACGATCGCCAAGACCGTTGCCGATGGCGGCAAGGTGACGATCCCCGGCTGGCTCGCCGCTGAGAGCACCGCAACCGCCGCCCGCACGGGCCGCAACCCGCAGACCGGCGCCGAGATCAAGATCCCGGCCGGCAAGCGCGTCAAGCTGACCGCTGGCTCGAAGCTCAAGGCCGCCGTCAAGTAA
- a CDS encoding amidohydrolase produces the protein MAPFDEQNPIRTTRGSVAIVNARLVPVASAPIENGTIVVVDGVIQALGAGIEVPDGIAVVDAGGRPVYPGFIEAHGHLGVHEEAEGWAGNDTNEMTDPNGAGLRAIDGINIEDEGFRDALAGGVTSAVIKPGSGNPIGGQTVAIKTWGGRTVDEQVIADAVSVKSALGENPKRVYGDRKQLPSTRLGVAAVIRNAFVEAQNYRAKRDAAAAKGEPFDRDLAKETLVRVLDGELAWDQHTHRADDIATALRLADEFGYRLVINHGTEGAELADVLAERDVPVIFGPLFTTRSKVELRKRAIANLGRLAAAGVRVAITTDHPVVPINFLIHQASLAVKEGLDPVTAIEALTVNPASFLGLRGRVGALEPGLDGDLVIWSGDPLDVNSRAEQVFITGTRVYSWDAAAGAAVVERSARFA, from the coding sequence ATGGCGCCTTTTGACGAGCAGAACCCCATTCGGACCACCCGCGGAAGCGTCGCGATCGTCAACGCGCGGCTCGTGCCCGTGGCATCCGCCCCCATCGAGAACGGCACGATCGTGGTCGTCGACGGGGTGATCCAGGCCCTCGGAGCCGGGATCGAGGTACCCGACGGCATCGCGGTCGTGGACGCAGGCGGCAGGCCCGTCTACCCCGGCTTCATCGAGGCGCACGGCCACCTCGGCGTGCATGAGGAGGCCGAGGGCTGGGCGGGCAACGACACCAACGAGATGACCGACCCGAACGGCGCAGGGCTGCGCGCGATCGACGGCATCAACATCGAGGACGAGGGGTTCCGCGACGCGCTCGCCGGCGGAGTGACCAGCGCCGTCATCAAGCCGGGCTCGGGGAACCCCATCGGCGGCCAGACCGTCGCCATCAAGACGTGGGGCGGTCGCACGGTCGACGAGCAGGTGATCGCAGATGCCGTGTCCGTGAAGTCGGCCCTCGGCGAGAACCCCAAGCGCGTGTACGGCGACAGGAAGCAGCTGCCCTCGACGCGCCTCGGCGTGGCAGCCGTCATCCGTAACGCGTTCGTCGAGGCGCAGAACTATCGCGCCAAGCGCGACGCAGCGGCGGCCAAAGGCGAGCCCTTCGACCGCGACCTCGCCAAGGAGACGCTCGTGCGGGTTCTCGACGGCGAGCTCGCGTGGGACCAGCACACGCACCGCGCCGACGACATCGCGACCGCTCTGCGCCTCGCCGACGAGTTCGGCTATCGCCTCGTGATCAACCACGGCACCGAGGGCGCCGAGCTCGCCGACGTGCTCGCCGAGCGCGACGTTCCCGTCATCTTCGGGCCGTTGTTCACAACGCGCTCGAAGGTCGAGTTGCGCAAGCGCGCGATCGCGAACCTCGGTCGGCTCGCGGCCGCCGGCGTGCGCGTCGCCATCACCACCGACCACCCGGTCGTGCCGATCAACTTCCTGATCCACCAGGCGTCGCTCGCTGTGAAGGAGGGTCTCGACCCGGTCACCGCGATCGAGGCGCTCACGGTCAACCCGGCGTCGTTCCTCGGCCTGCGCGGTCGCGTCGGCGCGCTCGAGCCGGGCCTCGACGGCGACCTCGTGATCTGGTCGGGCGACCCGCTCGACGTGAACTCGCGCGCCGAGCAGGTCTTCATCACGGGAACGCGCGTGTATTCGTGGGATGCCGCGGCGGGCGCTGCCGTCGTGGAGCGCTCAGCCCGCTTCGCCTAA
- the rpsN gene encoding 30S ribosomal protein S14: protein MAKKSKIARNKQREVVVARYAAKRAELKKQLVSPNSTDDEREAARVGLQKLPRNASPVRLRSRDQIDGRPRGVLSKFGISRVRFRDMAHNGELPGITKSSW from the coding sequence ATGGCTAAGAAGAGCAAGATCGCCCGCAACAAGCAGCGCGAGGTCGTCGTCGCCCGCTACGCCGCCAAGCGCGCCGAGCTGAAGAAGCAGCTCGTCAGCCCGAACTCCACGGACGACGAGCGCGAGGCCGCTCGCGTCGGCCTGCAGAAGCTGCCGCGCAACGCGTCGCCGGTTCGCCTCCGCAGCCGCGACCAGATTGACGGCCGCCCCCGCGGCGTCCTGTCGAAGTTCGGCATCTCGCGTGTTCGTTTCCGCGACATGGCGCACAACGGCGAGCTGCCCGGTATCACCAAGTCGAGCTGGTAA
- the rpmG gene encoding 50S ribosomal protein L33, translated as MAKQQDIRPIIKLRSTAGTGYTYVTKKNRRNDPDRLVLKKYDPIIRKHVDFREER; from the coding sequence ATGGCCAAGCAGCAGGACATCCGCCCGATCATCAAGCTCCGCTCGACGGCCGGCACCGGTTACACCTACGTGACCAAGAAGAACCGCCGCAACGACCCGGATCGTCTCGTGCTCAAGAAGTACGACCCGATCATCCGCAAGCACGTTGACTTCCGAGAGGAGCGCTAA